A stretch of the Salmo salar chromosome ssa20, Ssal_v3.1, whole genome shotgun sequence genome encodes the following:
- the LOC106580006 gene encoding P2Y purinoceptor 2-like, translating to MKSIMLPLDNITANSSVCTVEPQHISIAVFLLLVFLVGFFLNSFSLWVFCCHIPQWSSGAVLQFHLAVSDAIITPVAPFMATYFVMGSHWPFGAFLCKLKIALLIIHFYGSILFLTLISIHRYVAVVQFKQGSCMKRKAFVQKLCAGVWLLLLAKGIACFYFNTSQVGSSTQCLSIHQQDYIQTYFAINFVLLTLGFLMPFSVAVTCYVQIARSVSRININTFKGRSIKAKSRKMVAMCLVIFGLCFMPLNVIRTVAVVLKKYYPEQCILLQVETSYYFCWILAGANCCLDPLVYCFGSHNFVKAIHRSLRKFDV from the coding sequence ATGAAGAGCATAATGCTGCCTCTGGACAACATTACAGCCAACAGCAGTGTCTGTACAGTGGAACCCCAGCATATCTCCATCGCTGTTTTCCTCCTCCTGGTCTTCCTGGTTGGTTTCTTCCTCAACAGTTTCAGTCTGTGGGTCTTCTGCTGCCATATACCACAGTGGAGCTCTGGTGCCGTCTTGCAGTTTCATTTGGCTGTCAGTGATGCTATCATCACACCAGTTGCACCATTTATGGCAACATACTTTGTCATGGGTAGCCACTGGCCCTTTGGAGCTTTTCTGTGCAAGTTGAAGATTGCCCTGCTGATCATTCACTTCTATGGCAGTATCCTGTTCCTCACACTCATCAGCATTCATCGATATGTGGCAGTGGTCCAGTTTAAACAAGGCTCCTGCATGAAACGAAAGGCGTTTGTTCAGAAGCTGTGTGCTGGAGTCTGGCTGCTTTTGCTGGCTAAGGGGATTGCCTGTTTCTACTTTAACACCAGCCAAGTGGGAAGCAGCACACAATGTCTTAGCATTCATCAGCAAGATTACATTCAGACTTACTTTGCCATCAACTTCGTTTTGCTCACCCTTGGGTTCCTAATGCCTTTCTCAGTGGCAGTGACGTGCTATGTTCAGATAGCAAGATCAGTGTCTCGTATCAATATCAACACGTTTAAGGGCCGTAGTATTAAGGCCAAGTCCCGTAAAATGGTGGCCATGTGTCTGGTGATATTTGGACTGTGCTTCATGCCTTTGAATGTGATACGCACTGTGGCTGTCGTGTTAAAGAAGTACTATCCAGAACAATGCATccttctgcaggtggagacctcATACTATTTTTGCTGGATTTTGGCTGGAGCAAACTGCTGTCTGGACCCATTGGTTTACTGTTTTGGATCACACAATTTTGTCAAGGCTATTCATAGGTCTCTCAGAAAATTTGATGTCTAG